TCAAATAAATCAAAATAAATATATAAATAAATTATAGGTGATTTAATGAAAAAAAAATTGCAGTTAATATTAATAGGCTTTTTAACAGGAATTTTAAATGGTTTATTCGGTGCTGGCGGCGGTACATTAATTGTACCTTTTTTTGTATTTATACTTGGTATTGAAGACCATAAGGCACATGCAACAGCTATTTCCATAATTTTACCCCTTACAATACTAAGCTCTATTATTTATATTAAGGAAAACCTTATTAATTTACCTTTGACACTGAATATTGCTTTAGGAAGTACAGTTGGCGGTTATATAGGTGCAAAACTTTTATACAAGATTCCTATAAAAATACTGCGAAAGATATTTGGTATTATTATGATAATTGCAGCGGTAAGGATATTTATATCATGAAAAATATTA
This is a stretch of genomic DNA from Aceticella autotrophica. It encodes these proteins:
- a CDS encoding sulfite exporter TauE/SafE family protein, giving the protein MKKKLQLILIGFLTGILNGLFGAGGGTLIVPFFVFILGIEDHKAHATAISIILPLTILSSIIYIKENLINLPLTLNIALGSTVGGYIGAKLLYKIPIKILRKIFGIIMIIAAVRIFIS